A single uncultured Acetobacterium sp. DNA region contains:
- the cysK gene encoding cysteine synthase A: MAKIAKNLTDLIGNTPLLELSNYEKSLELEAKLVAKLEYFNPLSSVKDRIGFAMIEAGEKAGLIKEGTVIIEPTSGNTGVGLAFVAAAKGYRLILTMPETMSVERRNLLSALGAELELTPGATGMKGAIAKASELAATIPNAYIPQQFENPANPEIHRQTTAIEIWNDTDGEVDIFVAGIGTGGTITGVGEVLKEKKPGVQVVAVEPEASPVLSGGNPGPHKIQGIGAGFVPKVLNTKVYDEIIKVSNDNAFKTSKDIARKEGLLVGISSGAALYAATELAKRPENKGKTIVVLLPDTGERYLSTGLYSS, from the coding sequence ATGGCTAAAATTGCAAAAAATCTAACGGATTTAATCGGAAATACACCGCTTTTGGAATTATCCAATTATGAAAAAAGTTTGGAGTTGGAAGCAAAACTGGTGGCGAAACTTGAATACTTCAATCCCTTATCTTCAGTCAAGGATCGGATTGGTTTTGCGATGATTGAAGCGGGTGAAAAGGCCGGCCTGATTAAGGAAGGTACCGTAATTATTGAACCAACCAGTGGCAATACCGGCGTTGGTTTGGCTTTTGTAGCCGCGGCAAAGGGCTATCGTCTTATTTTAACGATGCCGGAAACCATGAGTGTGGAACGTCGTAATCTGCTTTCCGCTTTGGGTGCAGAGCTGGAATTGACACCAGGTGCAACGGGTATGAAGGGCGCCATCGCCAAGGCCAGTGAATTGGCCGCAACCATTCCAAACGCCTATATTCCTCAACAATTTGAAAATCCGGCTAATCCGGAAATCCATCGCCAAACAACTGCCATCGAAATCTGGAACGATACCGATGGTGAAGTGGATATTTTTGTAGCTGGTATTGGCACTGGCGGAACGATCACCGGAGTTGGTGAAGTATTAAAAGAAAAGAAGCCAGGTGTACAGGTCGTTGCGGTCGAGCCAGAAGCTTCGCCAGTACTTTCCGGAGGAAATCCGGGTCCGCATAAAATCCAGGGGATCGGCGCCGGTTTTGTTCCGAAGGTGTTAAACACCAAGGTATATGATGAAATCATCAAGGTTAGCAATGACAATGCCTTTAAAACATCAAAGGACATTGCCCGAAAAGAAGGCTTACTGGTCGGAATCTCTTCTGGAGCAGCTTTATATGCAGCAACAGAACTTGCCAAACGGCCGGAAAACAAAGGAAAGACCATTGTAGTGTTGCTACCAGATACCGGCGAACGCTACTTGTCAACGGGGTTATACTCATCATGA